One Hemiscyllium ocellatum isolate sHemOce1 chromosome 36, sHemOce1.pat.X.cur, whole genome shotgun sequence genomic region harbors:
- the atoh1a gene encoding protein atonal homolog 1a, with translation MSQMHSEEWTDLKELTAERCLQPPQAGQGYPPPAALSLMDTDPRGWLAPALQSGGTCPAHGDSYLSPGGSSSEEELLLLEAGVGADPGRCSGRGKSPVRVRELCKLKAGELGCRQRAPASGVQRQRRLAANARERRRMHGLNHAFDQLRGVIPSFNNDKKLSKYETLQMAQIYISALADLLQGGEAETNPRAPGNPSPPGCRRYPPGPGHPPPPPPQLLQAGPGAPPFAFPDGPSASPDASKTSPRSQRSDGEFSPRSHSSDSEDVTLDLPSEDDELPEAPNYQ, from the coding sequence ATGAGCCAGATGCATTCGGAAGAGTGGACGGATCTGAAAGAGCTGACGGCTGAGAGGTGTTTGCAGCCGCCCCAGGCAGGTCAGGGCTACCCGCCGCCCGCTGCACTCTCGCTGATGGACACCGACCCCAGGGGATGGCTGGCGCCCGCTTTGCAAAGCGGAGGCACCTGCCCGGCTCACGGCGACTCCTACCTGTCCCCCGGTGGCTCCTCCTCGGAGGAggagctgctgctgctggaggCCGGGGTGGGAGCGGATCCCGGCCGTTGCAGCGGACGGGGTAAGAGCCCGGTGAGGGTGCGGGAGCTTTGCAAGTTGAAGGCGGGGGAGCTCGGCTGCCGGCAGCGGGCTCCGGCCAGCGGGGTGCAGAGGCAGAGGAGGCTGGCGGCGAACGCCCGGGAGAGGAGAAGGATGCACGGGCTGAACCACGCCTTCGACCAACTCCGCGGGGTCATCCCCTCCTTCAACAACGACAAGAAGCTGTCAAAGTACGAGACGCTGCAGATGGCACAGATCTACATCAGCGCCCTGGCTGACCTGCTGCAGGGGGGCGAAGCCGAGACTAACCCCCGGGCTCCGGGGAACCCCTCCCCCCCGGGCTGCAGGCGCTACCCCCCCGGCCCGGGACAcccgcctccacccccaccccagctgCTGCAAGCCGGCCCCGGGGCCCCGCCGTTTGCTTTCCCGGACGGGCCGTCCGCATCCCCCGACGCCAGCAAGACGTCCCCCCGCTCCCAGCGGAGCGATGGCGAGTTCTCCCCCCGCTCGCACTCCAGCGACTCGGAAGACGTGACCCTGGATCTGCCGAGCGAAGACGACGAGCTCCCCGAAGCCCCGAATTACCAATAA